Genomic window (Shewanella psychropiezotolerans):
AACATCAGAACTGTGCGCGTCTGTAGCATTTGATGCCGTCGTTACCGAACTTGTTTCAGTAGCCACTGGTTGTGGAGCTTGATCCATCTGCCATTGTTGCCAAAGCAAAAAGCTGACAAAAAGTAGACCGATAAGCAATATATTGCGTTGAGATTCCATAGCCTATTTGTTACACCTGTGTTTTTTTGAGGGGACGGGGTCAATACCGCCCGGATGCAAAGGGTGACATTTTAATACGCGTTTGGCCGTAAGCCAACAGCCTTTTACAAATCCATGCAAACGAATGGCTTCGATAGCATAATATGAGCATGTTGGATGAAAGCGGCACTTATTAGCCCCCAGCAGGGGACTG
Coding sequences:
- the yidD gene encoding membrane protein insertion efficiency factor YidD; this translates as MAKTQSPLQWLATTIIRGYQLFISPLLGANKCRFHPTCSYYAIEAIRLHGFVKGCWLTAKRVLKCHPLHPGGIDPVPSKKHRCNK